In a genomic window of Dyadobacter fermentans DSM 18053:
- a CDS encoding class I SAM-dependent methyltransferase: MQLSENIKDSYSNQYDESSVKWRDIGARYKALNIVELSKTIRFANVLEVGTGEGSLLNWLSKMNFCDDLNCIEISESGIGQIRAKQIKNLHDVLLFDGYQIPYPDNHFDLVICSHVLEHVEHERILLREIKRVSKYQIFEVPIDFSFYVDRKLKHFLSYGHINIYTPSLFRFLLKSENFEVKNDINHFYHDDVLKMLYGNKKSAYYLTKIKFGILNMIPYLKGIKPSSYAVLTEKSEKQLSIF, translated from the coding sequence ATGCAGCTATCCGAAAACATAAAAGACTCCTATTCAAACCAGTATGATGAAAGTTCTGTAAAATGGCGCGACATAGGTGCCCGTTACAAGGCACTTAACATCGTTGAGCTTTCCAAAACGATCCGGTTCGCAAATGTGCTGGAAGTTGGTACCGGTGAAGGAAGTTTGCTGAACTGGTTGTCTAAAATGAATTTTTGTGACGACCTCAACTGCATTGAAATTTCGGAAAGCGGGATCGGACAAATCAGGGCCAAGCAGATCAAAAACCTGCACGACGTGCTCCTATTCGACGGATACCAGATCCCCTACCCCGACAATCACTTTGACCTGGTCATTTGCTCACACGTTTTGGAGCATGTCGAGCACGAAAGGATTTTGCTGCGGGAAATTAAAAGAGTGTCCAAATACCAGATTTTCGAAGTGCCCATCGATTTCTCATTCTACGTCGACCGCAAATTGAAACATTTCCTCTCTTACGGGCACATCAATATCTACACGCCATCGCTATTCCGGTTTTTACTCAAATCCGAAAACTTCGAGGTGAAGAATGACATTAATCACTTCTATCACGATGACGTCTTGAAGATGCTTTATGGAAATAAAAAGTCGGCCTACTACCTGACTAAGATCAAATTCGGCATTTTGAACATGATACCTTACCTAAAAGGCATTAAACCAAGCTCTTACGCGGTTTTGACCGAAAAAAGTGAGAAACAGCTCTCGATTTTTTAA
- a CDS encoding DUF1599 domain-containing protein: MKSTESEYQEIIQYCQDLFTKKNKDYGTSWRILRLPSITDQIFIKAQRIRTIQDKGVQKVNEDVSSEFIGIINYCVMALIQITAAEQSQDIDDSALTILYNQQVNEVKELLFNKNHDYGEAWRDMRVSSMTDIILMKLLRIKQIEDNQGLTLVSEGIKAGYQDIINYSVFCLIKSNALQTN, encoded by the coding sequence GTGAAATCCACAGAATCGGAATATCAGGAAATCATTCAGTATTGCCAAGATCTTTTCACAAAAAAAAACAAGGACTACGGAACATCTTGGCGCATTCTGCGGCTCCCCTCGATCACCGATCAGATCTTCATCAAGGCACAGCGCATCCGCACCATTCAGGACAAAGGCGTGCAGAAAGTGAATGAGGACGTGTCTTCCGAATTCATCGGGATCATCAATTACTGCGTGATGGCGCTCATCCAGATCACTGCCGCGGAGCAAAGCCAGGATATCGACGATTCTGCATTAACAATTCTTTACAATCAGCAGGTGAACGAAGTGAAGGAATTGTTGTTTAATAAAAATCATGACTATGGCGAAGCGTGGCGCGACATGCGTGTTAGCTCCATGACCGACATCATTCTCATGAAACTGCTAAGGATCAAACAAATCGAAGACAATCAGGGACTTACACTCGTTTCAGAGGGTATAAAAGCCGGCTACCAGGACATTATCAATTACTCGGTATTTTGTCTGATTAAATCGAATGCCTTACAGACCAACTAA
- a CDS encoding ABC-F family ATP-binding cassette domain-containing protein, protein MITVQNVSLRYGKRVLFDEVNIKFVPGNCYGVIGANGAGKSTFLKILSGEIEPQTGNVSMNPGERMTFLKQDQFEFDAYTVMDTVILGHERLYKVMKDREAIYAKEDFTDEDGEKAAELEAEFADLNGWEAETEAAQLLSGLGLGEELHHSLMGDLNANDKVRVLLAQALFGNPDVLLLDEPTNNLDVETVLWLENFLADFKNTVIVVSHDRHFLDEVCTHVVDIDFSKVQLFSGNYSFWYQSSQLALKQRQDANKKADEKRKELEDFIRRFSANASKSKQATSRAKLLEKLTVDDIKPSSRKYPYIAFKSEREVGDQLLRVEGLSKTAEDGTKLFDNINFTVNKGDKIAFVSRNVLAISALFDIVSEVDKADKGDFTWGVTITKSYFPKDPGQFFDVDLNLVDWLRQYSDEKDESFIRGFLGRMLFSGEESLKKAKVLSGGEKVRCMLSRTMLSGANALVLDDPTNHLDLESITALNNGLIDFTGCLLFYSHDHQFVETVANRIIEIGPKGILDKLMSYDEFLTDETVKQQRQKLY, encoded by the coding sequence ATGATTACGGTTCAGAACGTATCGCTGCGATACGGTAAAAGGGTATTGTTCGACGAAGTAAATATAAAGTTTGTACCTGGTAACTGCTATGGCGTGATTGGCGCTAACGGGGCCGGGAAATCCACATTTTTGAAAATTCTCTCAGGCGAAATCGAGCCGCAAACGGGCAATGTAAGCATGAACCCCGGCGAGCGGATGACGTTCCTGAAGCAAGACCAGTTCGAGTTCGATGCGTACACGGTGATGGATACCGTGATCCTCGGGCACGAACGTCTTTATAAAGTGATGAAAGATCGCGAAGCCATTTACGCGAAAGAGGATTTTACAGATGAAGACGGCGAGAAAGCCGCCGAACTGGAAGCCGAATTCGCAGACCTGAATGGCTGGGAGGCGGAAACCGAAGCAGCGCAGCTTTTGAGCGGCCTGGGCCTCGGAGAAGAACTGCACCATTCGCTCATGGGCGACCTGAATGCGAACGACAAAGTACGCGTCCTGCTCGCACAGGCACTTTTCGGTAACCCGGACGTGCTCCTGCTCGATGAGCCTACCAACAACCTCGACGTGGAGACGGTATTGTGGCTGGAAAACTTCCTCGCCGATTTCAAGAACACGGTCATCGTCGTTTCCCACGACCGCCACTTCCTCGACGAGGTTTGTACGCACGTGGTGGATATCGATTTCAGCAAAGTGCAGCTGTTCTCGGGTAACTATTCGTTCTGGTACCAATCGAGCCAGCTGGCATTGAAACAGCGCCAGGATGCGAACAAGAAAGCGGACGAAAAGCGCAAGGAATTGGAAGATTTCATCCGTCGTTTCAGCGCAAATGCGTCCAAATCCAAGCAGGCAACTTCACGCGCGAAACTTCTGGAAAAACTTACCGTGGACGATATCAAGCCATCTTCCCGTAAGTATCCATATATCGCATTCAAATCGGAGCGTGAAGTAGGCGACCAGCTTTTGCGTGTGGAAGGTTTGTCCAAAACCGCAGAAGACGGAACGAAGCTATTCGATAACATCAATTTCACCGTCAATAAAGGTGATAAGATTGCATTCGTTAGTCGCAATGTGCTGGCTATTAGTGCATTGTTTGATATTGTGAGCGAAGTGGACAAAGCCGACAAGGGCGACTTTACCTGGGGCGTCACCATCACGAAATCCTATTTCCCGAAAGATCCTGGACAGTTTTTCGATGTGGACCTGAACCTGGTAGACTGGCTGCGTCAGTATTCTGACGAAAAAGACGAGAGCTTTATCCGCGGCTTCCTGGGCCGGATGCTTTTCTCAGGTGAAGAGTCTTTGAAAAAGGCAAAAGTCCTTTCAGGAGGTGAAAAAGTGCGTTGTATGCTCTCTCGCACGATGCTTTCCGGAGCGAATGCACTCGTACTCGATGATCCTACCAACCACCTTGACCTCGAATCGATCACGGCATTGAACAACGGCCTGATCGACTTCACAGGCTGTCTGTTGTTCTACTCCCATGACCACCAGTTCGTGGAAACAGTAGCAAACCGCATCATCGAAATCGGGCCGAAAGGCATCCTCGACAAACTGATGAGCTACGACGAGTTCCTCACGGACGAGACCGTGAAGCAACAGCGCCAGAAGTTGTATTGA
- a CDS encoding shikimate kinase: MKNIILVGMMSSGKTTLGKKLARALNYQFVDLDKLIEKDQGMEISSIFAQRGEAYFREVESRILKETASQKGIVLASGGGTPCFFDNMEVIKAMGISIFLDVPAGDLARRIENHGKDDRPILSGTTSLVDTLQARITDRLPYYTQADFTLKGEIDVSHLLEVLTPLL, from the coding sequence ATGAAGAATATTATCCTCGTCGGAATGATGTCTTCCGGCAAGACCACGCTCGGCAAAAAGCTCGCCCGTGCATTGAATTACCAGTTTGTCGACCTTGACAAGCTGATCGAGAAAGATCAGGGCATGGAGATTTCGTCCATTTTCGCGCAGCGCGGAGAAGCCTATTTCCGTGAAGTGGAAAGCAGGATTTTGAAAGAAACCGCCAGCCAAAAAGGCATTGTGCTGGCCTCAGGCGGTGGCACGCCCTGTTTCTTCGATAATATGGAGGTGATTAAAGCGATGGGCATCAGCATTTTCCTCGACGTTCCCGCCGGGGACCTGGCACGCCGCATCGAAAACCACGGCAAGGACGACCGGCCCATTCTTTCCGGCACAACCTCGCTCGTGGACACCTTGCAGGCCCGCATTACCGACCGGCTCCCCTACTACACGCAGGCCGATTTCACGCTGAAAGGTGAAATAGACGTGAGCCATTTGCTCGAAGTACTTACGCCGTTGCTATAA
- a CDS encoding beta-propeller fold lactonase family protein, whose amino-acid sequence MKKVAFFAGLAALGSIPAMAQSPITFNARGLVVVSDADLAASALMDGKLLRDNTSKDQLTTIKFPVERGSKGLGSALVSNSALGYSKTLAVSPTGSLAFVLENRVRPEDGVGEYKDISNEFPVGEKLFVVDISNLAAPKAKFGFPVGKRPTSIDVNKNELILSTGDTGKELVFIEAGPDGKPARFLNLPAALDTTNRIIDISWHPSGDFIAFTLDNSNEVGLYKVIREAGKLKNVEMVGKPVKVGTDPSFGKFTSDGKHYLVLDAKGPQGKGAGEGEVFVVDFSMDGAVEHKVAGQAPVGLNTGSFALSPDGTMLVTANAGKSGSPWAEAGAGTGASLSLYKVANTGALTKVADYPFEGIYPQSVAFDKDGSNLAVSVFEYLEYGSGNGGVEFWSVTKGETPALKKQGAKVSVAKGAHTLRVIP is encoded by the coding sequence ATGAAAAAAGTTGCATTCTTTGCTGGTTTGGCTGCGTTGGGAAGCATCCCTGCGATGGCCCAATCACCCATTACCTTCAATGCCCGAGGTCTGGTTGTAGTGTCCGATGCCGATTTGGCAGCATCTGCGTTGATGGATGGAAAGCTATTAAGAGACAACACATCGAAAGATCAATTAACAACCATCAAATTCCCCGTAGAAAGAGGCAGCAAAGGCCTGGGGAGCGCGCTCGTATCCAATTCGGCGCTGGGTTATTCCAAAACGCTGGCCGTTTCTCCAACAGGCAGCCTGGCATTTGTGCTCGAAAACCGTGTCCGTCCGGAGGATGGCGTGGGCGAATACAAGGATATCTCGAACGAATTCCCGGTAGGCGAGAAGCTTTTTGTGGTGGATATCAGCAACCTGGCCGCGCCGAAGGCTAAATTCGGCTTTCCGGTGGGTAAAAGACCGACCTCTATTGACGTCAACAAGAACGAGTTGATCCTATCAACCGGCGATACTGGCAAGGAGCTCGTGTTCATCGAAGCCGGACCGGACGGTAAGCCCGCGCGCTTCCTGAACCTCCCGGCGGCATTGGATACTACTAACCGCATTATCGATATTTCGTGGCACCCATCCGGCGACTTCATCGCATTCACATTGGATAATTCCAATGAAGTTGGCCTATACAAAGTAATCCGCGAAGCTGGTAAGCTAAAAAACGTGGAAATGGTAGGCAAGCCCGTGAAAGTCGGCACGGACCCGTCCTTCGGCAAATTCACCTCTGATGGTAAGCATTACCTCGTCCTGGACGCCAAAGGCCCGCAGGGCAAAGGTGCCGGAGAAGGTGAAGTGTTCGTTGTGGATTTTTCAATGGACGGCGCTGTTGAACACAAGGTAGCCGGACAAGCGCCGGTAGGCCTCAACACCGGCTCGTTCGCATTGAGTCCGGATGGCACTATGCTCGTAACTGCCAACGCCGGCAAAAGTGGCTCGCCGTGGGCGGAAGCGGGTGCAGGAACAGGAGCATCGCTATCATTGTACAAAGTGGCCAACACCGGCGCGCTGACCAAAGTGGCCGACTATCCATTCGAAGGCATTTATCCGCAAAGCGTCGCTTTCGATAAAGACGGTTCCAACCTGGCCGTTTCGGTATTCGAATACCTCGAATACGGCAGCGGCAACGGCGGTGTAGAATTCTGGTCGGTGACCAAAGGCGAAACGCCGGCACTGAAAAAGCAAGGCGCGAAAGTGAGCGTGGCGAAAGGCGCGCATACGCTGCGTGTGATCCCCTGA
- the folP gene encoding dihydropteroate synthase, with product MLQVSKKTLNIRGTLLDLSTPVVMGIINITPDSFYAGSRAAATDEIVEKAGQMLTDGAGMIDIGGYSTRPGAREVGAEEEADRVESAVEPLAKFFPDLIISVDTFRAGVAERGIAKGAHIINDVAGGTLDDAMFETVARLRVPYILMHMRGTPQTMNQLTHYDRLVPNILRDLRVKVMILQSNGVADVIIDPGFGFAKTIAQNFELLRALDQFKLLGYPVLVGISRKKKIYKTLNISPDEALNGTTVLNTLALERGASILRVHDVKPAVEAVKLWMAAGNYPN from the coding sequence ATGTTGCAAGTTAGTAAAAAAACGCTCAATATCCGGGGCACGCTGCTCGATCTGTCGACGCCCGTGGTGATGGGTATTATCAATATTACGCCCGATTCGTTTTACGCCGGCAGCCGCGCCGCCGCGACCGACGAGATCGTCGAAAAAGCCGGCCAGATGCTGACCGACGGAGCCGGTATGATCGACATCGGCGGGTATTCCACACGCCCCGGCGCCCGCGAGGTGGGCGCGGAGGAGGAGGCCGATCGCGTGGAGTCGGCGGTGGAGCCATTAGCTAAATTTTTCCCTGATCTCATCATTTCTGTTGATACCTTTCGGGCCGGAGTGGCGGAAAGGGGCATTGCCAAAGGCGCACATATTATTAATGACGTGGCCGGCGGCACGCTCGATGACGCCATGTTCGAAACCGTTGCCCGCCTGCGTGTGCCGTACATACTCATGCACATGCGCGGAACACCGCAAACGATGAACCAGCTCACGCATTATGACCGCCTCGTGCCGAACATCCTGCGCGACCTGCGCGTAAAAGTGATGATCCTTCAAAGCAACGGCGTGGCCGACGTGATCATCGATCCGGGTTTCGGTTTTGCCAAAACCATCGCGCAGAACTTCGAGCTACTGCGGGCGCTGGACCAGTTCAAATTGCTCGGTTACCCGGTGCTCGTGGGTATCTCGCGCAAGAAGAAGATTTACAAAACATTGAATATTTCGCCCGATGAAGCGTTAAACGGGACAACGGTGCTGAACACGCTCGCATTGGAGCGGGGTGCTTCGATCCTCCGTGTGCATGATGTAAAACCGGCCGTGGAAGCGGTAAAACTATGGATGGCCGCCGGTAACTATCCAAATTAA
- a CDS encoding BT_3928 family protein produces the protein MKIFAQISRVVVGLLFIFSGIIKLNDPIGTQYKLEEYFEVFATDLPAMHDFFMGLVPLALYFSVFLCTAEVVLGIALLVAYKPRTISWLLLIIIVFFTFLTFYSAYFNKVTDCGCFGAAIKLTPWTSFGKDIFLLILILVIVYYRKKFKSYPTGIIIVISTLVSLGVAVYSLRHLPIVDLLPYRVGASIPAQMKPSEPLRYLYIFEKDGKTLEYEQYPSDTTLQFKEMVVLNEDAKPKITDYKVWNDAGDFTEGTFQGKKLFLIIKSLTDINTAALPDIHKLISAVKGKGVEPVILTSGNSADIENFLTQHQLTAPYYYVDATVLKTISRSNPGLWLLKDGIVKGKWHYNDTPTAEEVVELAK, from the coding sequence ATGAAAATCTTTGCCCAGATCTCACGAGTTGTAGTAGGATTACTCTTCATTTTCTCCGGAATCATCAAGCTGAACGACCCCATCGGGACGCAGTACAAGCTGGAAGAATACTTCGAGGTTTTCGCGACCGATCTTCCCGCAATGCATGATTTCTTCATGGGCCTCGTGCCGCTGGCGCTGTATTTTTCGGTGTTTCTCTGCACGGCGGAAGTTGTACTGGGCATTGCATTGCTGGTAGCCTACAAGCCCCGGACAATTTCCTGGCTGCTGCTGATCATTATCGTTTTCTTTACGTTCCTCACATTCTATTCGGCCTATTTCAACAAGGTAACCGATTGCGGCTGCTTCGGCGCGGCGATCAAGCTTACGCCGTGGACGTCGTTCGGGAAGGACATATTCCTGCTGATTTTGATTCTGGTTATCGTTTATTACCGGAAAAAATTCAAATCCTATCCTACGGGTATTATCATCGTCATTTCCACGCTGGTGTCACTTGGCGTTGCCGTTTATTCACTGCGTCACCTTCCGATCGTCGATCTGCTGCCCTACCGGGTGGGCGCGAGCATTCCCGCGCAGATGAAGCCTTCCGAGCCGCTGCGCTATTTGTATATATTTGAAAAAGACGGAAAAACACTTGAATATGAGCAATATCCGAGCGACACCACGCTGCAATTCAAGGAAATGGTGGTGCTGAATGAAGATGCAAAGCCGAAGATTACCGACTACAAGGTTTGGAACGACGCCGGCGATTTTACCGAAGGCACATTCCAGGGCAAAAAGCTCTTCCTGATCATCAAAAGCCTTACCGACATTAACACGGCCGCATTGCCGGACATTCACAAGCTGATCAGCGCCGTGAAGGGCAAGGGCGTGGAGCCGGTGATCCTGACGTCGGGAAACAGCGCGGATATTGAAAATTTCCTCACGCAGCACCAGCTTACAGCTCCATATTATTACGTAGATGCGACCGTTCTGAAAACCATTTCCCGCTCCAATCCGGGCTTATGGCTTTTGAAAGACGGCATTGTAAAAGGCAAATGGCATTACAACGACACGCCTACGGCGGAAGAGGTCGTTGAACTGGCCAAATAG
- the rpsT gene encoding 30S ribosomal protein S20 has translation MANHKSALKRIRANETKRLRNRYQHKTTRSYIKKLRETSDKAVAVEVYKTVSSMLDRLAKKNIIHKKKASNQKSKLAKFVNGLAVAA, from the coding sequence ATGGCAAATCATAAATCAGCTTTAAAAAGAATCCGCGCGAACGAAACTAAGCGTTTGCGTAATCGTTACCAGCACAAGACTACCCGTTCATACATCAAGAAATTGCGTGAAACGTCTGATAAGGCAGTAGCTGTTGAAGTTTACAAAACTGTATCTTCAATGTTGGATCGTTTGGCAAAGAAAAATATCATCCACAAGAAGAAAGCTTCTAACCAGAAGTCTAAATTGGCGAAATTCGTCAACGGACTTGCTGTTGCAGCGTAA
- the cdaA gene encoding diadenylate cyclase CdaA: MRVGFLNINWADILDVFLVSILLYQVYTLVRGSIASRVFLGYLFVYVFYLVVKGLGLGLLTAILQYFMGVGAVALIVIFQQEIRRFLLIIGKSTIYTNNGLLKKIIGNSMRDFKVKNLKEVIDASKTIAANFTGALIVLNKRDDLGKYVETGEMLDARVSKPLLVSLFNQYSELHDGAVIIVDGVLKAARCVLPVADGVDVPSSLGFRHRAAMGMSEATDAIVIVISEQTGKISLAVEGELHGNIPYNELESRIEEYLASDVQRMPR, encoded by the coding sequence ATGCGTGTGGGTTTTCTGAACATCAATTGGGCTGATATCCTGGATGTTTTTTTAGTGTCCATTCTTCTTTATCAGGTATATACCCTTGTTCGGGGAAGTATTGCAAGCAGGGTTTTTCTGGGATATTTGTTCGTATATGTCTTCTATCTGGTGGTCAAAGGGCTCGGTTTGGGGCTGCTGACGGCCATTTTGCAATACTTTATGGGCGTGGGTGCAGTGGCGCTGATCGTGATTTTCCAGCAGGAGATCCGCCGGTTTCTGCTCATTATCGGTAAATCCACGATTTACACCAATAACGGCTTACTCAAAAAGATCATCGGCAACTCGATGCGCGATTTCAAGGTAAAAAACCTGAAAGAGGTGATCGACGCCAGCAAGACCATCGCCGCCAACTTCACCGGGGCATTGATCGTGCTCAACAAACGCGATGATTTGGGTAAATATGTAGAAACCGGCGAAATGCTAGATGCACGCGTTTCGAAGCCGCTCCTTGTATCACTGTTCAATCAATACAGCGAGCTGCACGACGGCGCGGTAATCATCGTGGACGGCGTGCTGAAAGCGGCGCGTTGCGTACTGCCCGTTGCCGACGGCGTGGATGTGCCTTCGTCCCTGGGTTTCCGGCACCGTGCCGCGATGGGCATGAGCGAAGCGACCGACGCCATTGTGATTGTGATCTCCGAGCAAACGGGGAAAATATCGCTGGCGGTGGAAGGCGAGCTGCACGGCAACATCCCTTACAACGAACTCGAATCGCGGATTGAGGAATATCTGGCCTCGGACGTACAGCGGATGCCCAGGTAA
- a CDS encoding gluconate 2-dehydrogenase subunit 3 family protein has translation MKRRDSLKSLTLSSLGIAALSPQVALAEQRELEMQNPPETPLKIPGGRTKEEAIRDAKLMKEKFLTAAELATIKVLADIIIPADEKSGSASQAGVVEFIDFIVKDMPQHQTPLRGGLRWLERESQKRFGKGFTLATKAQQIQIVDDIAYPQKAKPIHSQGVAFFNLMRNLTASGFYTSKMGIADLDYKGNTPNVWEGVPEDVLKQYGVSYD, from the coding sequence ATGAAACGCAGAGATTCATTAAAGTCGTTGACGCTGAGCTCACTGGGGATTGCCGCATTGAGCCCCCAGGTGGCCCTCGCCGAGCAGCGGGAGCTCGAAATGCAAAACCCGCCGGAAACCCCGCTCAAAATTCCGGGAGGAAGAACGAAGGAAGAGGCCATCCGCGACGCGAAACTGATGAAGGAAAAATTCCTGACAGCCGCTGAATTGGCGACCATTAAGGTGCTTGCAGACATCATCATTCCGGCCGACGAAAAGTCCGGCAGCGCATCGCAAGCGGGCGTAGTCGAGTTCATCGACTTTATCGTAAAAGACATGCCGCAGCACCAAACGCCACTACGCGGCGGATTGAGATGGCTCGAAAGAGAATCGCAAAAACGTTTCGGCAAAGGATTCACGCTGGCTACCAAGGCCCAGCAAATCCAGATCGTAGACGACATCGCCTACCCGCAAAAAGCAAAACCGATTCACAGCCAAGGCGTTGCATTCTTCAACCTGATGCGTAACCTTACAGCTTCGGGCTTTTACACATCCAAAATGGGCATTGCCGACCTCGATTACAAAGGCAACACGCCAAATGTATGGGAAGGTGTTCCGGAGGATGTTTTGAAGCAGTATGGAGTGAGTTACGATTAA
- a CDS encoding TonB-dependent receptor — translation MSKPYSGLAFLFSLLTSSAAFAQYATDALRYSEITQTGSARFQGLGGNHASIGGDPSSIHGNPAGLGFYNRSEFTFTPAVTIAGTKTSYLGNDTKESNSLINIPQASVVFTSQPGFQRKWKRSAFGVSFSRQQSFQNGYTYGGRNNNSAYIDNVIEGVNGAKTSVSDLERDFDSGATGGAVAYSIPAAYYQMYLINPTTEAGPPYQALDGNSVVDQTGTFTSKGAVSQWTFAYAGNLNDKFYLGGNIGFSRIRYEYSSTFSDDYVDSPELTYIDQFEDFTVRGNGFNFSLGAIYKINPMFQIGGTLASPTFSAIKETFSQSVAAGYVDGKVTGPDGNLITPPYTSIPIAPNDFEYSLIGPLRGNIGATVFFQNKGFLTGTIEYAGYSGMRARTSYLTSADNDAFKTDVKSEITDTFRNTVNFRLGGEIRANIFRARLGGAYITDPYLDQSDGIDRSKIVASAGVGVRTDRFFVDLTGTFTTYKSAYTPYYLNNPITYGSAEITNRPVNVMVTGGIFF, via the coding sequence ATGTCTAAACCATACTCAGGATTAGCGTTCCTATTTTCGCTACTCACTTCATCAGCGGCATTCGCACAATATGCAACCGATGCACTTCGGTACTCGGAAATCACCCAGACGGGCTCGGCGCGTTTTCAAGGCCTGGGTGGTAACCACGCATCCATCGGCGGTGATCCGAGCTCCATTCACGGCAACCCGGCAGGACTAGGCTTTTACAACCGGTCGGAATTTACATTCACCCCGGCGGTGACCATTGCGGGCACGAAAACCAGCTATCTCGGAAACGATACCAAGGAAAGTAACAGTTTGATCAACATTCCTCAGGCATCGGTGGTGTTCACGAGCCAGCCCGGCTTTCAGCGCAAATGGAAACGGTCCGCATTCGGGGTTTCATTCTCGCGGCAGCAGTCATTTCAGAATGGCTACACTTATGGCGGGCGGAACAACAACAGTGCCTACATCGACAATGTCATTGAAGGTGTAAACGGTGCCAAAACTTCCGTAAGTGACCTCGAAAGGGATTTCGACAGCGGCGCAACCGGCGGCGCGGTTGCGTACAGCATTCCGGCTGCCTATTACCAGATGTACCTCATCAATCCTACCACCGAAGCCGGACCTCCTTACCAGGCTTTGGACGGCAATAGTGTAGTGGACCAAACGGGCACATTTACATCCAAGGGCGCGGTTTCGCAATGGACATTTGCCTATGCTGGAAATTTGAATGACAAGTTCTATCTCGGCGGTAACATCGGTTTCAGCCGGATCAGGTATGAATATTCATCGACTTTCAGCGACGACTACGTGGATAGCCCCGAATTGACCTACATTGATCAGTTTGAAGACTTTACCGTCAGAGGCAACGGGTTTAATTTCTCATTGGGCGCGATTTATAAAATCAATCCTATGTTCCAGATCGGTGGAACGCTTGCCAGCCCTACATTCAGCGCGATAAAAGAAACATTCAGCCAAAGCGTAGCTGCCGGTTATGTGGATGGCAAAGTGACCGGCCCGGACGGAAACCTGATTACGCCCCCATACACCTCAATTCCCATTGCCCCGAACGACTTCGAATATAGCCTGATTGGCCCGCTGCGAGGAAATATCGGTGCCACGGTCTTTTTCCAAAACAAAGGCTTCCTGACCGGAACCATCGAGTACGCAGGTTACAGCGGCATGCGCGCCCGGACAAGCTACTTGACCAGCGCCGACAACGACGCATTCAAAACCGATGTGAAGAGCGAAATTACAGACACATTCCGCAACACGGTAAACTTCCGGCTTGGCGGAGAGATCCGCGCGAATATTTTCCGTGCACGGCTCGGCGGGGCATACATTACCGACCCTTATCTCGACCAAAGCGACGGCATCGACCGCAGCAAAATCGTGGCTTCGGCAGGCGTTGGCGTTCGCACCGACCGGTTTTTTGTCGATTTGACAGGCACATTCACCACCTACAAATCGGCCTACACGCCTTATTACCTGAACAATCCGATTACTTACGGTTCGGCGGAGATTACCAACCGGCCGGTTAATGTGATGGTTACAGGCGGTATCTTCTTCTGA